In one window of Opitutus sp. GAS368 DNA:
- a CDS encoding DUF1684 domain-containing protein, whose product MSPRFLLLAALLTVRAFADDYTRSIEDWRAARVARLTTPDGWLTLIGRHLLAPGTNTVGTAPDNSIKLASGPPYLATVTLAADRKITLQPNPSALLEVDGVPTHHPAELVVESEKPTKVTFGTASFYVMRRGEGLYLRVRDSAAAGRAHFAGLDYFPIDPAWRIEAAWVPFNPVRQVNITNLIGVTEPAPVPGRAVFTHQGHTVELLPIDEGGDDLFFVLTDLTAGEDTYEASRFLYAPKPKAGETKVVLDFNRMQNPPCAFTAFATCPLPPKENRLPFRVTAGEKKYRGNH is encoded by the coding sequence ATGTCGCCGCGCTTCCTGCTCCTCGCCGCCCTGCTCACGGTCCGCGCCTTCGCGGACGATTACACCAGGTCCATCGAGGATTGGCGCGCCGCGCGCGTCGCCCGCCTGACCACGCCGGACGGCTGGCTGACTCTCATCGGCCGGCATCTGCTCGCCCCGGGGACGAACACCGTGGGCACCGCGCCGGACAATTCCATCAAGCTCGCGTCCGGCCCTCCCTACCTCGCCACCGTCACGCTCGCCGCCGACCGCAAGATCACCCTCCAACCCAACCCGAGCGCGTTGCTGGAGGTGGACGGCGTGCCCACGCACCACCCGGCCGAACTGGTGGTCGAAAGCGAGAAGCCCACCAAGGTCACGTTCGGCACGGCGAGCTTCTATGTCATGCGCCGCGGCGAGGGCCTCTACCTGCGCGTGCGCGACAGCGCGGCCGCCGGCCGCGCGCACTTCGCCGGCCTCGATTATTTCCCCATCGATCCGGCGTGGCGCATCGAGGCCGCATGGGTGCCGTTCAACCCGGTCAGGCAGGTCAACATCACCAACCTGATCGGCGTGACCGAGCCCGCGCCCGTGCCGGGCCGGGCCGTGTTCACCCACCAGGGCCACACCGTCGAGCTGCTGCCGATCGACGAGGGCGGCGACGACCTGTTCTTCGTGCTCACCGACCTCACCGCCGGCGAGGACACCTACGAGGCTTCGCGTTTCCTCTACGCGCCCAAGCCAAAGGCCGGCGAGACGAAGGTCGTCCTTGATTTCAACCGGATGCAGAATCCGCCGTGCGCCTTCACCGCCTTCGCCACCTGCCCGCTCCCGCCGAAGGAAAACCGCCTGCCGTTCCGCGTCACCGCCGGGGAAAAGAAATACCGTGGAAACCACTGA